The following proteins are co-located in the Solea solea chromosome 21, fSolSol10.1, whole genome shotgun sequence genome:
- the LOC131448781 gene encoding calcium-activated potassium channel subunit alpha-1 isoform X6, with product MPKNRERFNPDPSIHISKMNVIIPFSPDVPCDSNGQRMWWAFLASSMVTFFGGLFIILLWRTLRYLWTVCCHCRAKKKEVHRITTGDGVKRTDKDDVAASEVGWMTSVKDWAGVMISAQTLTGRVLVVLVFALSIGALVIYFIDSSDPIESCQNFYKDFTLQIDMAFNVFFLLYFGLRFIAANDKLWFWLEVNSVVDFFTVPPVFVSVYLNRSWLGLRFLRALRLIQFSEILQFLNILKTSNSIKLVNLCSIFISTWLTAAGFIHLVENSGDPWENFQNSQALSYWECVYLLMVTMSTVGYGDVYAKTTLGRLFMVFFILGGLAMFASYVPEIIELIGNRKKYGGSYSAVNGRKHIVVCGHITLESVSNFLKDFLHKDRDDVNVEIVFLHNISPNLELEALFKRHFTQVEFYQGSVLNPHDLARVKIESADACLILANKYCADPDAEDASNIMRVISIKNYHPKIRIITQMLQYHNKAHLLNIPSWNWKEGDDAICLAELKLGFIAQSCLAQGLSTMLANLFSMRSFIKIEEDTWQKYYLEGVANEMYTEYLSSAFVGMSFPVICELCYVKLKLLLIAIEYKSDQRESSTLINPGNHMKMEEGTLGFFIASDAKEVKRALFYCKSCHDDITDPKRIKKCGCKKSKTPVYKKIRLACCFDCGRSERGCSCMPLNVRGNMDSSQHDIPLSVTECTTTLHAPKNSYNGYIKSTVNDGPLIPLSTSQYESAKLNCNSDKVSRGPRSGVSTLSVPLVNNRKGSLLPPAVPSALRLSFLCSRDLGQVGRRPVVAEEARRLQRARSLPVKYSYHPSHATLGHIEEDQQSTLSPKKKQRNGGMRISPNSSPKILRHDPLLIPGNEQIESMDENVKKYDSTGMFHWCQSKDIEKVILTRSEAAMTVLSGHVVVCIFGDVKSALIGLRNFVMPLRASNFHYHELKHIVFVGSLEYLKREWETLHNFPKVSILPGTPLSRADLRAVNINLCDMCVILSANQNNIDDASLQDKECILASLNIKSMQFDDSIGLLQANSQGFTPPGMDRSSPENSPVHGLVRQTSVTTGANIPIITELAPLAKPGKKLPVISFSQDKSSGTSIQMITELVNDSNVQFLDQDDDDDPDTELYLTQPFACGTAFAVSVLDSLMSATYFNDNILTLIRTLVTGGATPELEGLLAEENALRGGYSTPQTLANRDRCRVAQLALYDGPFADLGDGGCYGDLFCKALKTYNMLCFGIYRLRDAHLNAQSQCTKRYVITNPPYAFELVPSDLIFCLMQFDHNAGQSRTSLSHSSHSSHSSSKKSSSVHSITTTNRSNRTKSRDSRDKQKKDMVYR from the exons GTGGTTCTCGTATTTGCTCTCAGCATCGGAGCCCTTGTAATATACTTCATAGATTCATCTGA TCCTATCGAGTCCTGTCAGAACTTCTACAAAGACTTCACGCTGCAGATTGACATGGCgttcaatgtgtttttcctgctctaCTTCGGCCTCCGC TTCATTGCTGCCAATGATAAGCTGTGGTTCTGGCTGGAGGTGAACTCAGTGGTGGACTTCTTCACCGTCCCTCCAGTGTTTGTGTCGGTGTATCTGAACAGGAGCTGGCTGG gCTTGAGATTTTTAAGGGCCTTAAGGTTGATACAGTTCTCAGAGATTTTACAATTTTTGAACATACTAAAGACAAG CAACTCCATCAAGCTGGTGAACCTGTGTTCAATCTTCATAAGCACATGGCTGACTGCAGCAGGCTTCATTCATTTG GTGGAAAACTCAGGGGATCCTTGGGAAAACTTCCAAAATTCCCAGGCCCTTTCCTACTGGGAATGTGTCTACTTACTCATGGTTACGATGTCCACCGTTGGCTATGGAGACGTTTATGCGAAAACCACCCTGGGTCGCCTGTTTATGGTCTTCTTCATCCTTGGTGGTTTG GCCATGTTTGCAAGCTACGTCCCTGAAATCATAGAATTAATAGGAAACCGCAAGAAATACGGTGGTTCCTATAGTGCGGTTAATGGGAGAAA GCACATCGTTGTCTGTGGTCATATAACACTTGAGAGTGTGTCCAACTTTCTGAAAGACTTCCTACACAAGGACAGGGATGATGTCAATGTAGAAATTGTTTTTCTCCATAA taTTTCCCCTAATCTTGAGCTGGAAGCCTTGTTCAAACGCCATTTCACCCAAGTTGAGTTTTACCAAGGGTCTGTTCTAAATCCACATGACCTGGCCAGAGTCAAG ATTGAATCTGCCGATGCCTGTTTGATCTTAGCCAACAAATATTGTGCTGACCCTGATGCTGAGGATGCAAGCAACATCATGAG GGTTATATCGATCAAGAATTACCACCCAAAGATCAGAATCATCACACAGATGTTGCAGTACCACAATAAG GCCCACCTTTTGAACATCCCAAGCTGGAACTGGAAGGAGGGAGATGATGCCATTTGCCTCGCAGAGCTGAAACTTGGCTTCATCGCCCAGAGCTGCCTGGCTCAGGGCCTCTCCACCATGCTGGCCAACCTTTTCTCCATGAGGTCTTTCATCAAG ATTGAAGAGGACACATGGCAGAAGTATTACCTCGAAGGAGTAGCTAACGAGATGTACACCGAGTACCTGTCGAGTGCCTTTGTGGGCATGTCCTTCCCTGTCATCTGCGA ACTCTGCTATGTGAAGCTAAAACTGCTGCTCATAGCTATAGAGTACAAGTCTGATCAAAGAGAAAGCAG CACCTTGATAAATCCTGGGAACCATATGAAAATGGAGGAGGGAACCTTGGGCTTCTTCATTGCCAGCGACGCCAAAGAAGTAAAGAG GGCGTTGTTTTACTGTAAATCCTGCCACGACGACATAACTGATCccaaaagaataaagaaatgtgGATGCAAGAAAT CCAAGACTCCCGTCTACAAGAAAATACGACTGGCATGTTGTTTTGATTGCGGCCGCTCAGAGCGGGGCTGCTCTTGCATGCCACTTAATGTGCGTGGTAACATGGACTCCTCTCAACATGACATCCCGCTCTCTGTTACTGAATGCACAACCACATTACACGCCC CTAAAAATAGCTATAATGGATATATCAAGTCAA CAGTAAACGATGGCCCCTTAATCCCGTTATCAACTTCCCAATACGAGTCAGCTAAACTGAACTGCAACTCAGACAAGGTCAGTAGGGGGCCTCGTAGCGGAGTGTCTACTCTGTCGGTCCCGTTGGTAAACAATCGCAAGGGAAGCCTGCTGCCCCCCGCTGTGCCCTCCGCTCTGAGACTGAGCTTCCTGTGCTCCAGAGACCTGGGTCAGGTGGGCCGGCGACCAGTGGTGGCAGAAGAGGCCAGGCGGCTCCAGCGGGCGCGGAGCCTGCCAGTGAAATACAGCTACCACCCCAGTCACGCCACACTTGGTCACA TTGAAGAGGACCAACAGTCGACTCTGTCGCCCAAAAAAAAGCAACGCAACGGAGGCATGAGGATCTCTCCAAACTCCTCACCTAAGATATTGAG ACATGATCCACTCCTCATCCCAGGGAATGAGCAGATCGAGAGCATGGACGAGAATGTAAAGAAATACGACTCCACTGGGATGTTTCATTGGTGCCAGTCCAAAGACATCGAGAAGGTCATCTTG acccGCAGCGAGGCAGCCATGACTGTCCTAAGCGGTCATGTGGTCGTGTGCATTTTTGGAGACGTGAAATCGGCACTGATCGGACTCCGTAACTTTGTGATGCCCCTGAGAGCGAGCAACTTTCACTACCATGAGCTGAAGCACATCGTGTTCGTCGGCTCCCTCGAGTATCTGAAGCGAGAGTGGGAGACGCTTCACAACTTCCCAAAAGTTTCGATCCTGCCA GGCACACCACTGAGTCGGGCAGATCTGAGGGCTGTCAACATCAACCTCTGCGACATGTGTGTCATcctgtcagccaatcagaacaATATTGACGATGCATCACTGCAGGACAAAGAATGCATCTTGGCGTCACTCAACATCAAATCCATGCAGTTTGACGACAGCATCGGGCTCTTGCAGGCTAATTCCCAAG GCTTCACACCACCAGGCATGGACCGATCGTCTCCAGAAAACAGCCCAGTCCATGGATTAGTAAGGCAAACCTCTGTCACAACAGGAGCAAATATCCCCATCATAACAGAGCTAG CACCATTAGCAAAGCCGGGCAAAAAACTGCCTGTGATTTCATTCAGTCAGGATAAAAGCAGTGGGACCAGCATACAAATGATAACTGAGCTGG TGAATGACTCAAACGTTCAGTTCTTGGACCAAGATGACGACGACGACCCAGACACGGAGTTATATCTCACTCAACCTTTTGCCTGTGGGACAGCCTTTGCTGTCAGTGTCCTGGATTCCTTAATGAGCGCT ACATACTTCAATGATAATATCCTCACCTTGATCCGGACGCTGGTAACAGGCGGGGCGACCCCAGAGCTGGAGGGGCTGCTGGCAGAGGAGAATGCCCTACGAGGTGGCTACAGCACACCGCAGACCTTGGCTAACAGGGACAGGTGTCGCGTGGCACAGCTGGCCTTGTACGACGGGCCCTTTGCTGACCTGGGG GACGGTGGTTGTTATGGCGACCTGTTCTGTAAAGCCCTGAAAACATACAACATGCTGTGCTTTGGCATCTATCGGCTACGAGACGCACATTTAAACGCGCAGAGCCAATGCACCAAACG GTATGTCATAACCAATCCGCCATATGCATTTGAGCTGGTGCCCTCGGACCTGATATTCTGCCTGATGCAGTTTGACCACAACGCAGGCCAGTCTCGAACCAGCCTCTCCCACTCGTCCCACTCGTCCCATTCCTCCAGCAAAAAGAGCTCCTCTGTCCACTCGATCACAACCACCAACCGCAGCAACCGCACCAAAAGCAGGGACTCACGAGACAAACAAAA AAAAGACATGGTTTACAGATGA
- the LOC131448781 gene encoding calcium-activated potassium channel subunit alpha-1a isoform X10, with protein sequence MPKNRERFNPDPSIHISKMNVIIPFSPDVPCDSNGQRMWWAFLASSMVTFFGGLFIILLWRTLRYLWTVCCHCRAKKKEVHRITTGDGVKRTDKDDVAASEVGWMTSVKDWAGVMISAQTLTGRVLVVLVFALSIGALVIYFIDSSDPIESCQNFYKDFTLQIDMAFNVFFLLYFGLRFIAANDKLWFWLEVNSVVDFFTVPPVFVSVYLNRSWLGLRFLRALRLIQFSEILQFLNILKTSNSIKLVNLCSIFISTWLTAAGFIHLVENSGDPWENFQNSQALSYWECVYLLMVTMSTVGYGDVYAKTTLGRLFMVFFILGGLAMFASYVPEIIELIGNRKKYGGSYSAVNGRKHIVVCGHITLESVSNFLKDFLHKDRDDVNVEIVFLHNISPNLELEALFKRHFTQVEFYQGSVLNPHDLARVKIESADACLILANKYCADPDAEDASNIMRVISIKNYHPKIRIITQMLQYHNKAHLLNIPSWNWKEGDDAICLAELKLGFIAQSCLAQGLSTMLANLFSMRSFIKIEEDTWQKYYLEGVANEMYTEYLSSAFVGMSFPVICELCYVKLKLLLIAIEYKSDQRESSTLINPGNHMKMEEGTLGFFIASDAKEVKRALFYCKSCHDDITDPKRIKKCGCKKSKTPVYKKIRLACCFDCGRSERGCSCMPLNVRGNMDSSQHDIPLSVTECTTTLHALEEDQQSTLSPKKKQRNGGMRISPNSSPKILRHDPLLIPGNEQIESMDENVKKYDSTGMFHWCQSKDIEKVILTRSEAAMTVLSGHVVVCIFGDVKSALIGLRNFVMPLRASNFHYHELKHIVFVGSLEYLKREWETLHNFPKVSILPGTPLSRADLRAVNINLCDMCVILSANQNNIDDASLQDKECILASLNIKSMQFDDSIGLLQANSQGFTPPGMDRSSPENSPVHGLVRQTSVTTGANIPIITELAPLAKPGKKLPVISFSQDKSSGTSIQMITELVNDSNVQFLDQDDDDDPDTELYLTQPFACGTAFAVSVLDSLMSATYFNDNILTLIRTLVTGGATPELEGLLAEENALRGGYSTPQTLANRDRCRVAQLALYDGPFADLGDGGCYGDLFCKALKTYNMLCFGIYRLRDAHLNAQSQCTKRYVITNPPYAFELVPSDLIFCLMQFDHNAGQSRTSLSHSSHSSHSSSKKSSSVHSITTTNRSNRTKSRDSRDKQNATRMNRVGQEKTWFTDEPENTHLRTIQIKPVNTLAVSQVSQYKSTSSLIPPIAEAEDEC encoded by the exons GTGGTTCTCGTATTTGCTCTCAGCATCGGAGCCCTTGTAATATACTTCATAGATTCATCTGA TCCTATCGAGTCCTGTCAGAACTTCTACAAAGACTTCACGCTGCAGATTGACATGGCgttcaatgtgtttttcctgctctaCTTCGGCCTCCGC TTCATTGCTGCCAATGATAAGCTGTGGTTCTGGCTGGAGGTGAACTCAGTGGTGGACTTCTTCACCGTCCCTCCAGTGTTTGTGTCGGTGTATCTGAACAGGAGCTGGCTGG gCTTGAGATTTTTAAGGGCCTTAAGGTTGATACAGTTCTCAGAGATTTTACAATTTTTGAACATACTAAAGACAAG CAACTCCATCAAGCTGGTGAACCTGTGTTCAATCTTCATAAGCACATGGCTGACTGCAGCAGGCTTCATTCATTTG GTGGAAAACTCAGGGGATCCTTGGGAAAACTTCCAAAATTCCCAGGCCCTTTCCTACTGGGAATGTGTCTACTTACTCATGGTTACGATGTCCACCGTTGGCTATGGAGACGTTTATGCGAAAACCACCCTGGGTCGCCTGTTTATGGTCTTCTTCATCCTTGGTGGTTTG GCCATGTTTGCAAGCTACGTCCCTGAAATCATAGAATTAATAGGAAACCGCAAGAAATACGGTGGTTCCTATAGTGCGGTTAATGGGAGAAA GCACATCGTTGTCTGTGGTCATATAACACTTGAGAGTGTGTCCAACTTTCTGAAAGACTTCCTACACAAGGACAGGGATGATGTCAATGTAGAAATTGTTTTTCTCCATAA taTTTCCCCTAATCTTGAGCTGGAAGCCTTGTTCAAACGCCATTTCACCCAAGTTGAGTTTTACCAAGGGTCTGTTCTAAATCCACATGACCTGGCCAGAGTCAAG ATTGAATCTGCCGATGCCTGTTTGATCTTAGCCAACAAATATTGTGCTGACCCTGATGCTGAGGATGCAAGCAACATCATGAG GGTTATATCGATCAAGAATTACCACCCAAAGATCAGAATCATCACACAGATGTTGCAGTACCACAATAAG GCCCACCTTTTGAACATCCCAAGCTGGAACTGGAAGGAGGGAGATGATGCCATTTGCCTCGCAGAGCTGAAACTTGGCTTCATCGCCCAGAGCTGCCTGGCTCAGGGCCTCTCCACCATGCTGGCCAACCTTTTCTCCATGAGGTCTTTCATCAAG ATTGAAGAGGACACATGGCAGAAGTATTACCTCGAAGGAGTAGCTAACGAGATGTACACCGAGTACCTGTCGAGTGCCTTTGTGGGCATGTCCTTCCCTGTCATCTGCGA ACTCTGCTATGTGAAGCTAAAACTGCTGCTCATAGCTATAGAGTACAAGTCTGATCAAAGAGAAAGCAG CACCTTGATAAATCCTGGGAACCATATGAAAATGGAGGAGGGAACCTTGGGCTTCTTCATTGCCAGCGACGCCAAAGAAGTAAAGAG GGCGTTGTTTTACTGTAAATCCTGCCACGACGACATAACTGATCccaaaagaataaagaaatgtgGATGCAAGAAAT CCAAGACTCCCGTCTACAAGAAAATACGACTGGCATGTTGTTTTGATTGCGGCCGCTCAGAGCGGGGCTGCTCTTGCATGCCACTTAATGTGCGTGGTAACATGGACTCCTCTCAACATGACATCCCGCTCTCTGTTACTGAATGCACAACCACATTACACGCCC TTGAAGAGGACCAACAGTCGACTCTGTCGCCCAAAAAAAAGCAACGCAACGGAGGCATGAGGATCTCTCCAAACTCCTCACCTAAGATATTGAG ACATGATCCACTCCTCATCCCAGGGAATGAGCAGATCGAGAGCATGGACGAGAATGTAAAGAAATACGACTCCACTGGGATGTTTCATTGGTGCCAGTCCAAAGACATCGAGAAGGTCATCTTG acccGCAGCGAGGCAGCCATGACTGTCCTAAGCGGTCATGTGGTCGTGTGCATTTTTGGAGACGTGAAATCGGCACTGATCGGACTCCGTAACTTTGTGATGCCCCTGAGAGCGAGCAACTTTCACTACCATGAGCTGAAGCACATCGTGTTCGTCGGCTCCCTCGAGTATCTGAAGCGAGAGTGGGAGACGCTTCACAACTTCCCAAAAGTTTCGATCCTGCCA GGCACACCACTGAGTCGGGCAGATCTGAGGGCTGTCAACATCAACCTCTGCGACATGTGTGTCATcctgtcagccaatcagaacaATATTGACGATGCATCACTGCAGGACAAAGAATGCATCTTGGCGTCACTCAACATCAAATCCATGCAGTTTGACGACAGCATCGGGCTCTTGCAGGCTAATTCCCAAG GCTTCACACCACCAGGCATGGACCGATCGTCTCCAGAAAACAGCCCAGTCCATGGATTAGTAAGGCAAACCTCTGTCACAACAGGAGCAAATATCCCCATCATAACAGAGCTAG CACCATTAGCAAAGCCGGGCAAAAAACTGCCTGTGATTTCATTCAGTCAGGATAAAAGCAGTGGGACCAGCATACAAATGATAACTGAGCTGG TGAATGACTCAAACGTTCAGTTCTTGGACCAAGATGACGACGACGACCCAGACACGGAGTTATATCTCACTCAACCTTTTGCCTGTGGGACAGCCTTTGCTGTCAGTGTCCTGGATTCCTTAATGAGCGCT ACATACTTCAATGATAATATCCTCACCTTGATCCGGACGCTGGTAACAGGCGGGGCGACCCCAGAGCTGGAGGGGCTGCTGGCAGAGGAGAATGCCCTACGAGGTGGCTACAGCACACCGCAGACCTTGGCTAACAGGGACAGGTGTCGCGTGGCACAGCTGGCCTTGTACGACGGGCCCTTTGCTGACCTGGGG GACGGTGGTTGTTATGGCGACCTGTTCTGTAAAGCCCTGAAAACATACAACATGCTGTGCTTTGGCATCTATCGGCTACGAGACGCACATTTAAACGCGCAGAGCCAATGCACCAAACG GTATGTCATAACCAATCCGCCATATGCATTTGAGCTGGTGCCCTCGGACCTGATATTCTGCCTGATGCAGTTTGACCACAACGCAGGCCAGTCTCGAACCAGCCTCTCCCACTCGTCCCACTCGTCCCATTCCTCCAGCAAAAAGAGCTCCTCTGTCCACTCGATCACAACCACCAACCGCAGCAACCGCACCAAAAGCAGGGACTCACGAGACAAACAAAA TGCAACAAGGATGAATAGAGTGGGCCAAG AAAAGACATGGTTTACAGATGAGCCAGAGAATACCCACCTGAGGACCATACAGATCAAGCCAGTGAATACTCTCGCCGTCAGCCAAGTCAGTCAGTATAAATCCACAAGCAGCTTGATCCCACCCATCGCAGAAGCCGAGGACGAGTGCTGA
- the LOC131448781 gene encoding calcium-activated potassium channel subunit alpha-1 isoform X5, with product MPKNRERFNPDPSIHISKMNVIIPFSPDVPCDSNGQRMWWAFLASSMVTFFGGLFIILLWRTLRYLWTVCCHCRAKKKEVHRITTGDGVKRTDKDDVAASEVGWMTSVKDWAGVMISAQTLTGRVLVVLVFALSIGALVIYFIDSSDPIESCQNFYKDFTLQIDMAFNVFFLLYFGLRFIAANDKLWFWLEVNSVVDFFTVPPVFVSVYLNRSWLGLRFLRALRLIQFSEILQFLNILKTSNSIKLVNLCSIFISTWLTAAGFIHLVENSGDPWENFQNSQALSYWECVYLLMVTMSTVGYGDVYAKTTLGRLFMVFFILGGLAMFASYVPEIIELIGNRKKYGGSYSAVNGRKHIVVCGHITLESVSNFLKDFLHKDRDDVNVEIVFLHNISPNLELEALFKRHFTQVEFYQGSVLNPHDLARVKIESADACLILANKYCADPDAEDASNIMRVISIKNYHPKIRIITQMLQYHNKAHLLNIPSWNWKEGDDAICLAELKLGFIAQSCLAQGLSTMLANLFSMRSFIKIEEDTWQKYYLEGVANEMYTEYLSSAFVGMSFPVICELCYVKLKLLLIAIEYKSDQRESSTLINPGNHMKMEEGTLGFFIASDAKEVKRALFYCKSCHDDITDPKRIKKCGCKKSKTPVYKKIRLACCFDCGRSERGCSCMPLNVRGNMDSSQHDIPLSVTECTTTLHAPKNSYNGYIKSTVNDGPLIPLSTSQYESAKLNCNSDKVSRGPRSGVSTLSVPLVNNRKGSLLPPAVPSALRLSFLCSRDLGQVGRRPVVAEEARRLQRARSLPVKYSYHPSHATLGHIEEDQQSTLSPKKKQRNGGMRISPNSSPKILRHDPLLIPGNEQIESMDENVKKYDSTGMFHWCQSKDIEKVILTRSEAAMTVLSGHVVVCIFGDVKSALIGLRNFVMPLRASNFHYHELKHIVFVGSLEYLKREWETLHNFPKVSILPGTPLSRADLRAVNINLCDMCVILSANQNNIDDASLQDKECILASLNIKSMQFDDSIGLLQANSQGFTPPGMDRSSPENSPVHGLVRQTSVTTGANIPIITELAPLAKPGKKLPVISFSQDKSSGTSIQMITELVNDSNVQFLDQDDDDDPDTELYLTQPFACGTAFAVSVLDSLMSATYFNDNILTLIRTLVTGGATPELEGLLAEENALRGGYSTPQTLANRDRCRVAQLALYDGPFADLGDGGCYGDLFCKALKTYNMLCFGIYRLRDAHLNAQSQCTKRYVITNPPYAFELVPSDLIFCLMQFDHNAGQSRTSLSHSSHSSHSSSKKSSSVHSITTTNRSNRTKSRDSRDKQNLYHKPSGRIFAGLAECNKDE from the exons GTGGTTCTCGTATTTGCTCTCAGCATCGGAGCCCTTGTAATATACTTCATAGATTCATCTGA TCCTATCGAGTCCTGTCAGAACTTCTACAAAGACTTCACGCTGCAGATTGACATGGCgttcaatgtgtttttcctgctctaCTTCGGCCTCCGC TTCATTGCTGCCAATGATAAGCTGTGGTTCTGGCTGGAGGTGAACTCAGTGGTGGACTTCTTCACCGTCCCTCCAGTGTTTGTGTCGGTGTATCTGAACAGGAGCTGGCTGG gCTTGAGATTTTTAAGGGCCTTAAGGTTGATACAGTTCTCAGAGATTTTACAATTTTTGAACATACTAAAGACAAG CAACTCCATCAAGCTGGTGAACCTGTGTTCAATCTTCATAAGCACATGGCTGACTGCAGCAGGCTTCATTCATTTG GTGGAAAACTCAGGGGATCCTTGGGAAAACTTCCAAAATTCCCAGGCCCTTTCCTACTGGGAATGTGTCTACTTACTCATGGTTACGATGTCCACCGTTGGCTATGGAGACGTTTATGCGAAAACCACCCTGGGTCGCCTGTTTATGGTCTTCTTCATCCTTGGTGGTTTG GCCATGTTTGCAAGCTACGTCCCTGAAATCATAGAATTAATAGGAAACCGCAAGAAATACGGTGGTTCCTATAGTGCGGTTAATGGGAGAAA GCACATCGTTGTCTGTGGTCATATAACACTTGAGAGTGTGTCCAACTTTCTGAAAGACTTCCTACACAAGGACAGGGATGATGTCAATGTAGAAATTGTTTTTCTCCATAA taTTTCCCCTAATCTTGAGCTGGAAGCCTTGTTCAAACGCCATTTCACCCAAGTTGAGTTTTACCAAGGGTCTGTTCTAAATCCACATGACCTGGCCAGAGTCAAG ATTGAATCTGCCGATGCCTGTTTGATCTTAGCCAACAAATATTGTGCTGACCCTGATGCTGAGGATGCAAGCAACATCATGAG GGTTATATCGATCAAGAATTACCACCCAAAGATCAGAATCATCACACAGATGTTGCAGTACCACAATAAG GCCCACCTTTTGAACATCCCAAGCTGGAACTGGAAGGAGGGAGATGATGCCATTTGCCTCGCAGAGCTGAAACTTGGCTTCATCGCCCAGAGCTGCCTGGCTCAGGGCCTCTCCACCATGCTGGCCAACCTTTTCTCCATGAGGTCTTTCATCAAG ATTGAAGAGGACACATGGCAGAAGTATTACCTCGAAGGAGTAGCTAACGAGATGTACACCGAGTACCTGTCGAGTGCCTTTGTGGGCATGTCCTTCCCTGTCATCTGCGA ACTCTGCTATGTGAAGCTAAAACTGCTGCTCATAGCTATAGAGTACAAGTCTGATCAAAGAGAAAGCAG CACCTTGATAAATCCTGGGAACCATATGAAAATGGAGGAGGGAACCTTGGGCTTCTTCATTGCCAGCGACGCCAAAGAAGTAAAGAG GGCGTTGTTTTACTGTAAATCCTGCCACGACGACATAACTGATCccaaaagaataaagaaatgtgGATGCAAGAAAT CCAAGACTCCCGTCTACAAGAAAATACGACTGGCATGTTGTTTTGATTGCGGCCGCTCAGAGCGGGGCTGCTCTTGCATGCCACTTAATGTGCGTGGTAACATGGACTCCTCTCAACATGACATCCCGCTCTCTGTTACTGAATGCACAACCACATTACACGCCC CTAAAAATAGCTATAATGGATATATCAAGTCAA CAGTAAACGATGGCCCCTTAATCCCGTTATCAACTTCCCAATACGAGTCAGCTAAACTGAACTGCAACTCAGACAAGGTCAGTAGGGGGCCTCGTAGCGGAGTGTCTACTCTGTCGGTCCCGTTGGTAAACAATCGCAAGGGAAGCCTGCTGCCCCCCGCTGTGCCCTCCGCTCTGAGACTGAGCTTCCTGTGCTCCAGAGACCTGGGTCAGGTGGGCCGGCGACCAGTGGTGGCAGAAGAGGCCAGGCGGCTCCAGCGGGCGCGGAGCCTGCCAGTGAAATACAGCTACCACCCCAGTCACGCCACACTTGGTCACA TTGAAGAGGACCAACAGTCGACTCTGTCGCCCAAAAAAAAGCAACGCAACGGAGGCATGAGGATCTCTCCAAACTCCTCACCTAAGATATTGAG ACATGATCCACTCCTCATCCCAGGGAATGAGCAGATCGAGAGCATGGACGAGAATGTAAAGAAATACGACTCCACTGGGATGTTTCATTGGTGCCAGTCCAAAGACATCGAGAAGGTCATCTTG acccGCAGCGAGGCAGCCATGACTGTCCTAAGCGGTCATGTGGTCGTGTGCATTTTTGGAGACGTGAAATCGGCACTGATCGGACTCCGTAACTTTGTGATGCCCCTGAGAGCGAGCAACTTTCACTACCATGAGCTGAAGCACATCGTGTTCGTCGGCTCCCTCGAGTATCTGAAGCGAGAGTGGGAGACGCTTCACAACTTCCCAAAAGTTTCGATCCTGCCA GGCACACCACTGAGTCGGGCAGATCTGAGGGCTGTCAACATCAACCTCTGCGACATGTGTGTCATcctgtcagccaatcagaacaATATTGACGATGCATCACTGCAGGACAAAGAATGCATCTTGGCGTCACTCAACATCAAATCCATGCAGTTTGACGACAGCATCGGGCTCTTGCAGGCTAATTCCCAAG GCTTCACACCACCAGGCATGGACCGATCGTCTCCAGAAAACAGCCCAGTCCATGGATTAGTAAGGCAAACCTCTGTCACAACAGGAGCAAATATCCCCATCATAACAGAGCTAG CACCATTAGCAAAGCCGGGCAAAAAACTGCCTGTGATTTCATTCAGTCAGGATAAAAGCAGTGGGACCAGCATACAAATGATAACTGAGCTGG TGAATGACTCAAACGTTCAGTTCTTGGACCAAGATGACGACGACGACCCAGACACGGAGTTATATCTCACTCAACCTTTTGCCTGTGGGACAGCCTTTGCTGTCAGTGTCCTGGATTCCTTAATGAGCGCT ACATACTTCAATGATAATATCCTCACCTTGATCCGGACGCTGGTAACAGGCGGGGCGACCCCAGAGCTGGAGGGGCTGCTGGCAGAGGAGAATGCCCTACGAGGTGGCTACAGCACACCGCAGACCTTGGCTAACAGGGACAGGTGTCGCGTGGCACAGCTGGCCTTGTACGACGGGCCCTTTGCTGACCTGGGG GACGGTGGTTGTTATGGCGACCTGTTCTGTAAAGCCCTGAAAACATACAACATGCTGTGCTTTGGCATCTATCGGCTACGAGACGCACATTTAAACGCGCAGAGCCAATGCACCAAACG GTATGTCATAACCAATCCGCCATATGCATTTGAGCTGGTGCCCTCGGACCTGATATTCTGCCTGATGCAGTTTGACCACAACGCAGGCCAGTCTCGAACCAGCCTCTCCCACTCGTCCCACTCGTCCCATTCCTCCAGCAAAAAGAGCTCCTCTGTCCACTCGATCACAACCACCAACCGCAGCAACCGCACCAAAAGCAGGGACTCACGAGACAAACAAAA CCTTTATCATAAACCCAGTGGGAGGATTTTTGCAGGACTGGCAGAG TGCAACAAGGATGAATAG